One genomic window of Cercospora beticola chromosome 5, complete sequence includes the following:
- a CDS encoding uncharacterized protein (MEROPS:MER0001288) — MVRASILHACLITAFVSASVLPVEPCKNGTATISTRQQELKPMNSKELEDSIKEEALLQKARELQDAAYKSPMRNRMYGTPGHENTLQLIENYLKTVEEHYTIERQEFKHSDNDHQEWNGTFTVAGKQYDLAINRHYYGTTDSTSTHNITGKIAPIANFGCNPSDFPPKSDLQHTIALIRRGNCTYEEKLAEAKLSDTRAEAVVIINNSTEPLAKAAELTSFGWPKQDSEPLIVISQADGEALATMAASISTEGVLQMQELQEKRKTYNLIAQTKRGDPDNVLVVGAHSDSVFAGPGINDNGSGLIAILETALHLPKYAVTNAVRFAFWSAEEVGLVGSEKYLERLHDSEKDKIRLYLNFDMIASPNFVYGLYDGNTSEYADAPLPSGSAEAEHFFQK, encoded by the exons ATGGTTCGAGCCAGTATTCTTCACGCTTGTCTCATCACAGCATTCGTGTCGGCGAGCGTCCTCCCAGTCGAGCCTTGCAAGAATGGAACAGCCACAATCTCGACGCGACAGCAAGAACTCAAGCCCATGAACTCCAAAGAGCTGGAAGACTCTATCAAGGAAGAAGCTCTCCTTCAGAAGGCGCGCGAACTGCAAGATGCCGCGTACAAGTCCCCGATGAGGAACCGAATGTACGGAACGCCTGGCCACGAAAATACACTTCAGCTCATTGAGAATTATTTGAAGACTGTTGAGGAGCATTACACGATCGAGCGACAGGAATTCAAGCACAGTGACAATGACCACCAGGAATGGAACGGGACTTTCACCGTGGCTGGGAAGCAGTACGATCTCGCAATCAATCGCCATTACTACGGAACGACTGACTCGACTTCCACTCACAACATAACTGGCAAGATTGCGCCCATCGCGAATTTTGGGTGCAATCCGTCAGACTTTCCGCCAAAATCAGACCTCCAGCACACCATCGCTCTGATTCGAAGGGGAAATTGCACGTATGAGGAAAAGTTGGCCGAAGCAAAACTGTCTGACACTAGGGCGGAAGCCGTAGTCATAATCAACAACTCTACGGAGCCTCTGGCAAAGGCTGCAGAGCTGACCTCGTTCGGCTGGCCCAAGCAGGACTCAGAGCCACTCATTGTGATCTCTCAAGCGGATGGTGAAGCTCTTGCTACCATGGCCGCCAGTATCTCAACTGAGGGTGTGCTCCAGATGCAAGAACTtcaggagaagagaaagacgtACAACCTCATTGCACAGACCAAGCGAGGGGATCCGGACAATGTTCTTGTTGTCGGTGCTCACTCCGACTCAGTCTTCGCCGGTCCTGGCATCAACGATAATGGCTCTGGTCTCATAGCGATCCTTGAAACAGCTCTTCATCTGCCGAAGTATGCTGTCACAAATGCCGTTCGCTTCGCATTCTGGTCGGCAGAAGAGGTTGGATTGGTAGGTTCCGAGAAATATCTCGAGAGATTGCACGACAGTGAAAAGGACAAGATCAGGCTGTACTTG AATTTCGACATGATCGCCTCTCCGAACTTCGTCTATGGTCTCTATGATGGGAACACGAGTGAATATGCCGATGCACCTCTTCCATCAGGCTCTGCGGAAGCGGAACACTTCTTCCAAAAGTAG
- a CDS encoding uncharacterized protein (MEROPS:MER0037181), with amino-acid sequence MNMDFDEGSDYFEFLMECIPSGGIVTGAEEIMTEGQAAKFGGRAGVAADENYHGFGDTVENLNMTAFLNNAKAVAAGVAHFSTTFESIQPRNRSCEWVRKIKEEDL; translated from the coding sequence ATGAATATGGACTTCGACGAGGGTTCGGACTACTTCGAGTTTCTGATGGAATGCATCCCATCAGGCGGCATCGTCACTGGCGCCGAAGAGATCATGACCGAGGGACAAGCTGCAAAATTTGGTGGACGAGCAGGAGTCGCTGCCGATGAGAACTACCACGGCTTTGGAGATACCGTTGAAAACCTCAATATGACTGCATTTCTCAACAATGCGAAAGCCGTCGCTGCCGGCGTCGCGCACTTCTCGACGACTTTCGAATCGATCCAACCAAGGAACCGCAGCTGTGAATGGGTTCGAAAGATAAAGGAGGAGGATTTGTGA
- a CDS encoding uncharacterized protein (MEROPS:MER0094876) gives MPLQTSSVYPATDPDFASFPSRRSVVHSTKGIVACTQPLAAKCGIEILQKGGNCADAAVAVAAGLNMTEPGSTGIGGDMFCLFYNAKTKKVHSLNGSGRSGKDQTLANVRKSLGLKDGQSGKIPMTSVHAVSVPGAAAGWVDTYERFGSGKVSLEEILEPAAKLGEEGFPVSELMASWWEQSNERIRKASPNFREMLKKDPSAQDGCRPPLPGEIMKNPTLAETFRTVGREKKAGFYQGRIAEELVKVVQDLGGHLTLEDLKNHAELGSEDTEAISLKFKVQDVAKSHGQHMHDKSSEGVELWEHPPNGQGIVALMALGIIEQLEKSDKIPKFTKKDHNSTAYVHAVVEALRIAFADGNWWIADPKVSKVPTKQLISPEYLAERAKLFSPEKASDVLDHGSPAHNHSDTVYFCVTDSEGNGISFINSNYGGFGTCIIPKGCGFTLQNRAANFALQPENHPNILEPNKRPYHTIIPALVTNVADQSLHSVYGVMGGFMQPQGHVQVLLNQLVFGYTPQAALDAPRICIGAGMPDAGDVMDRTVYLEEGIPAETVEGLKKLGHKVEVVYGHDRGLFGRGQIIRWSLDPVEEQGVWSAGSDPRGDGHAVPL, from the exons ATGCCTCTTCAAACCTCAAGCGTCTACCCGGCCACGGATCCAGACTTCGCAAGCTTCCCTTCTCGTCGATCAGTAGTCCACAGCACAAAAGGCATAGTAGCTTGCACACAGCCATTGGCAGCAAAATGTGGTATCGAGATTCTTCAGAAAGGCGGGAACTGCGCCGATGCTGCAGTAGCAGTCGCTGCAGGGCTCAACATGACTGAGCCAGGAAGCACAGGCATTGGAGGGGATATGTTCTGCCTATTCTACAATGCAAAGACGAAGAAAGTGCACTCGCTCAATGGCTCGGGGAGATCAGGAAAAGACCAGACACTGGCCAATGTGAGGAAGAGCTTAGGCCTCAAGGATGGACAGTCGGGAAAGATACCCATGACCAGCGTGCATGCTGTTAGCGTAccgggtgctgctgctgggtggGTTGATACATACGAGAGGTTCGGAAGCGGCAAGGTCAGTCTGGAAGAGATTCTGGAGCCAGCAGCCAAGTTAGGTGAGGAGGGCTTTCCTGTTAGCGAACTCATGGCATCCTGG TGGGAACAATCCAACGAGCGGATCCGGAAGGCCTCTCCCAACTTCCGGGAAATGTTGAAGAAGGACCCAAGTGCGCAAGATGGGTGCCGGCCACCATTGCCCGGGGAGATCATGAAAAACCCAACGCTAGCTGAGACTTTCCGAACTGTTGGTAGAGAAAAGAAGGCTGGATTCTACCAGGGACGCATCGCAGAAGAGCTCGTCAAAGTGGTACAGGATCTTGGTGGACACTTGACTTTGGAGGACTTGAAGAACCATGCAGAACTCGGCTCCGAAGATACGGAAGCAATCAGTCTCAAGTTCAAGGTGCAGGACGTGGCCAAGTCGCATGGTCAGCACATGCATGATAAGAGCAGCGAAGGGGTCGAGTTATGGGAACACCCTCCGAACGGCCAGGGTATTGTAGCGCTCATGGCATTGGGCATCATTGAGCAGTTGGAGAAATCGGACAAGATCCCCAAATTCACGAAGAAGGACCACAACTCAACGGCTTACGTGCACGCCGTGGTTGAGGCACTGCGGATTGCTTTCGCCGATGGCAACTGGTGGATAGCAGACCCAAAGGTTTCAAAGGTGCCTACGAAACAGCTGATCAGTCCAGAGTACCTCGCCGAGAGGGCGAAGCTGTTCAGTCCAGAGAAAGCCAGCGACGTCCTCGACCATGGATCGCCTGCGCATAATCACTCCGACACTGTCTATTTCTGCGTCACAGACAGCGAAGGGAACGGCATCTCCTTCATTAACAGCAATTACGGCGGATTCGGTACATGCATCATCCCAAAGGGCTGTGGCTTCACGCTTCAGAATCGCGCCGCGAACTTTGCTTTGCAACCGGAGAACCATCCAAACATTCTAGAGCCAAACAAGAGACCGTACCACACAATCATCCCGGCTCTAGTGACGAATGTCGCAGATCAGAGCTTACACAGCGTGTACGGGGTCATGGGCGGCTTCATGCAGCCGCAAGGACATGTCCAGGTCTTGCTCAACCAGCTCGTGTTCGGATACACACCACAAGCCGCCCTCGATGCGCCGCGGATATGCATTGGAGCTGGAATGCCGGATGCTGGTGACGTGATGGATCGGACGGTGTACCTGGAAGAAGGAATTCCGGCAGAGACTGTGGAAGGATTGAAGAAGCTGGGACACAAGGTCGAAGTGGTCTATGGGCACGATCGAGGTTTGTTTGGAAGAGGACAGATCATTCGGTGGTCTCTGGATCCTGTGGAGGAGCAGGGAGTTTGGAGCGCCGGAAGTGATCCGAGAGGTGATGGGCATGCTGTGCCGTTGTAG